ATAAGGTTCCTTCAAGATCGCGGGTATTAAGCGATGGAGGAAATTTTAGGTGGGCGGAATAAACGGATAGGATCTTCGTAAGTGAGGATTACAGGTTCTTGGATCTGATAGAAGGATACGGAAAGGATTCCGTAGATCCTAGTCATATAGAGATCCCAAGATACGAATAGAGTTAAATTACAAGGGCAATTGATACAGATATGATTGTCCATATCGTCGTCATGATCTGGTGTGTGAATCGCGTAAGGACAATGATCCTCGCTTTCACCCACTGCTCCGCAAACCGCTTCGTTATCGATCACTTTCTGGATAACGAAATTGCAGACGAACAGAATAATGAAAAAGCGAAGTATTCCAGTCTGTATAAGCCGCAGATTCATGGTTATCTCATTACACTGGGACTACTCAGTTTCTTCATTTCAAGCAAAAAAAGGTAGGAAGACAAAAAAACCAGTCCTGCTTAAATACATTCCTTTGGTCATAAGAGTTTGATTCCAAATCTCTCTAAGATAAGGTTAAATGAAAAAAACAAGGCCACTGTTAAAAGGATACATAAACCTATTGCGGACCAAAACCCAAAACTCGCATATAATTTCGGAAAGACCAAGAACATAGGAAGAGTGGGAAGAACAAACCAAAAAGTATAGTACGCATGATTTGAGATCTTTTCCTGTTCAGCTTTTTCAAACTGCAGCCAAAGCAAAGTTAAGATGGTTACAATCGGTAAGGAGGCAATCAGTCCTCCAATCTTGTCGCTTCTTTTTGCAATTTCTGAAATCAGAACAACTAGGCCAGAAGTGACTGCGTATTTGAAGATGAGGTACAACATAATACGACAACAAGGATATGTTTCGTATTTTTAGAAATTATAATTTGGAAATATCTCGGCAGTCTATTTCGAAATCCTGGATAGATTGCAGTTGTGCGAGATCGGGAGAGATTTTTAAACCAGTCTGGCTAAATTTTCCCTTCTCCATTTTACTATATCCGATTGAAACGCGAAACGTATCGATAGAATTTATATTTTCAAAGTCCTCGCCGATTTTAAGTTTATGAGATTGTCCTGGCAATATAAGAGAAATCGTTTTAGCGAGATTTTTTGTTTGCTCTTCAGAAGTTTTGGAATTCTTTGCGGAACCGAAAAAATATCCTAACTTTGCTTCTGAATGATTTCTTTCGATGGAAGGCAAAGCCGTATTTAATAATATTACAGGATCAGAATCCCTGTTTTTGATTGTTATTTCATTTAAGATCTGATCGCAACGAATATGGTCCAATGCAAGAGAATTGG
The DNA window shown above is from Leptospira neocaledonica and carries:
- a CDS encoding DUF3147 family protein; this translates as MLYLIFKYAVTSGLVVLISEIAKRSDKIGGLIASLPIVTILTLLWLQFEKAEQEKISNHAYYTFWFVLPTLPMFLVFPKLYASFGFWSAIGLCILLTVALFFSFNLILERFGIKLL